One Mytilus trossulus isolate FHL-02 unplaced genomic scaffold, PNRI_Mtr1.1.1.hap1 h1tg000373l__unscaffolded, whole genome shotgun sequence genomic region harbors:
- the LOC134701994 gene encoding uncharacterized protein LOC134701994 yields the protein MTPKLFLRDGCKEVWNSRPVKYPPTECLVKMLTLVLKKNNFTFDGDHYLQVNGTVMGTKMAPSYANIFMGKLEKQLLETSIEKPLSWFRFIDDVDMKWNKSDEDLDTFITHANNIHHSIKFTHEKSKSKIAFLDTSSSLTEGIISTDLYSKPTDTHQYLSPKSCHPAHLTKSIPYSQALRVKRICSNTETTKRQLRKLETRLKKRGYKHRNVKKSFQKAESIPRSELLEYKVKKKNKRTPCVLTYHPSLKNSFGVIREHWKSVEKNSKLSKIFPEPPMIAFRQPSSLRTYLLVRAEVSDNRSTPGECRTCGEKRCKCCLQMQHSSTFHSKATENNYKIFCNVTCKSMNVIYILECSVCGLQYVGESKQPFHKRLNGHRSDISKKPLLPVSQHFRQSDHKLDDFNRMKILVIEQNIHWSDTQRQVRESFWIKELNVHHPNGINKKY from the coding sequence ATGACACCAAAGCTGTTTTTGAGAGATGGGTGCAAAGAAGTTTGGAATTCCAGACCAGTAAAATATCCACCTACTGAATGCCTGGTCAAAATGCTCACGCTGGTACTTAAGAAAAACAACTTTACTTTTGATGGAGATCATTATTTGCAAGTAAATGGAACTGTCATGGGCACCAAAATGGCTCCGTCATATGCCAACATATTTATGGGCAAATTAGAGAAACAACTCCTTGAAACTTCCATCGAAAAACCGCTTTCCTGGTTTAGATTTATAGATGATGTGGATATGAAATGGAACAAAAGCGACGAGGATTTAGACACTTTTATCACTCATGCCAACAACATTCATCATAGTATCAAATTTACTCATGAGAAGTCTAAATCCAAAATCGCCTTTCTCGATACTTCAAGTTCGCTCACAGAGGGCATCATATCTACAGATTTATATTCTAAGCCTACTGACACTCATCAATATTTGTCCCCTAAAAGTTGCCATCCTGCTCATCTTACCAAGAGCATTCCATACAGTCAGGCACTTAGAGTCAAGCGAATATGCTCCAACACAGAAACAACTAAAAGACAACTGCGTAAACTTGAAACTCGCTTGAAGAAAAGGGGCTACAAACACAGAAATGTCAAAAAGAGCTTTCAGAAAGCGGAGTCAATTCCGAGGAGTGAACTATTGgaatacaaagttaaaaagaaaaataaaaggaCTCCATGTGTTCTTACTTATCACCCATCTCTCAAAAACAGCTTTGGTGTCATTCGTGAGCATtggaaatcagttgaaaagaatTCCAAACTGTCCAAGATTTTCCCTGAGCCTCCAATGATAGCTTTTAGGCAACCTAGTAGTCTGCGGACCTACCTACTAGTGCGGGCTGAAGTGTCTGATAATAGAAGTACTCCTGGAGAATGTCGTACGTGTGGAGAAAAACGCTGCAAATGCTGTTTACAGATGCAGCATTCGTCAACATTTCACAGTAAGGCAACCGAAAATAACTATaagatattttgcaatgttacctgcaaaagtatgaatgttATTTACATACTAGAATGTTCGGTTTGTGGCCTCCAATATGTTGGTGAGTCAAAGCAGCCTTTCCACAAACGCCTCAATGGCCATAGGAGTGATATCTCGAAGAAGCCACTTCTTCCAGTCTCTCAGCACTTCAGACAGTCGGATCACAAACTTGATGACTTTAACCGCATGAAAATTCTAGTGATTGAACAGAACATTCACTGGAGTGATACACAGCGACAGGTTCGGGAAAGCTTTTGGATAAAGGAACTTAATGTACATCACCCAAACGGCATCAATAAGAAATACTAA